The genomic window TTTAATAAAGGAAATATCAAAGCTAGAGCACGTATGATTGCCCAATATGGGATTGCAGGTGCGACTCAAGGAGTAGTGGTAGGGACAGACCATGCAGCAGAAAACTTAACGGGATTCTTTACAAAATTTGGTGATGGAGGAGCTGATCTTTTACCATTATTCCGTTTGAATAAACGACAAGGAAAAGAAATGTTAAAATATTTAGGCGCTGATTCTGCTTTATATGAAAAAGTACCAACTGCCGATTTAGAGGAAGATAAACCACTATTAGCAGATGAAGAAGCTTTAGGAATTTCTTATGAAAAAATTGATGCTTACTTAGAAGGAGAATCATTGAGTAAAGAAGATGAAGCAATCATTGAGAAATGGTGGCAACGCGGAGAACATAAACGTCATTTACCAGCAACTCTATTTGATGAGTGGTGGAAATAATAAAAAGAAAGCCAAAGAGAATCATCTCTTTGGCTCTTTCTATTTATGGTAAGGTTCATTGTTATTAATACGGAAAGAACGATAAATTTGTTCGACTAAGATTAATTTCATTAATTGATGAGGATAAGTAAAAGCACCAAAAGAAATCGCTTCATTTGATCGTTTCATAACAGAATCTGATAAGCCTAAAGAGCCACCAATAACAAAAGTTAATGTACTTTTACCATGTACCTGTAATTGTTGAATTTGTTTGGCAAAACCAACGGA from Catellicoccus marimammalium M35/04/3 includes these protein-coding regions:
- the nadE gene encoding ammonia-dependent NAD(+) synthetase; the protein is MLQEKIIQELKVQKEIDPKEEVEKSVQFLMDFAKKNPWLKTFVLGISGGQDSTLAGRLCQLAVEKLRQETKKEYQFIAVRLPYGVQKDEADAQKALDFIQADRVITINIQSSVEAMTKELTDAGFTISDFNKGNIKARARMIAQYGIAGATQGVVVGTDHAAENLTGFFTKFGDGGADLLPLFRLNKRQGKEMLKYLGADSALYEKVPTADLEEDKPLLADEEALGISYEKIDAYLEGESLSKEDEAIIEKWWQRGEHKRHLPATLFDEWWK